A genome region from Populus alba chromosome 3, ASM523922v2, whole genome shotgun sequence includes the following:
- the LOC118034845 gene encoding disease resistance response protein 206, translated as MAISSPQSSITTLIHSATMAATKLILALLLFLVVCSSNVASSKNSRRPKPCRRLVLYFHDIIYNGKNAKNATSAIVGSPAWGNKTNLAIPNRFGDVVIFDDPITLDSDLRSTPIGRAQGLYLYDKKEILTAWFGFSFVFNSTQLKGTINFAGADDIMKTTRDLSVVGGTGDFFMTRGIATLMTDAFEDDRYFRLRVDVQLYECF; from the coding sequence ATGGCAATCTCATCACCTCAAAGCAGCATTACCACATTGATACACTCTGCAACAATGGCGGCTACAAAACTCATTTTAGCTCTTCTCCTCTTCCTTGTAGTCTGTAGCTCCAATGTTGCCAGCAGCAAAAACAGCAGAAGACCCAAGCCATGTAGAAGGCTAGTGCTCTACTTCCATGACATTATATACAATGGAAAGAACGCGAAGAATGCAACATCAGCAATAGTGGGTTCGCCAGCTTGGGGTAACAAGACCAATTTGGCCATACCAAATCGTTTTGGAGACGTGGTTATTTTTGATGACCCCATAACTCTAGACAGCGATCTTCGCTCCACCCCCATCGGACGAGCACAAGGGCTTTACCTGTATGacaagaaagaaattttaaCTGCTTGGTTTGGTTTCTCTTTCGTTTTCAACTCAACACAGCTTAAGGGTACTATAAACTTCGCTGGGGCGGATGATATAATGAAGACTACTAGAGATCTTTCTGTTGTCGGCGGTACCGGTGATTTCTTCATGACTCGAGGGATAGCGACATTGATGACCGATGCATTCGAGGATGATCGGTATTTCCGGCTTCGTGTTGATGTTCAATTATACGAATGCTTCTAG